The proteins below come from a single Chryseobacterium nepalense genomic window:
- a CDS encoding thermonuclease family protein yields MIKIIYGISLFVAGSLSAQIKGKVIKIKDGDTVVVLLADKTQQTLRLAEVDCPENGQAFGSNARQFTANQVFGKTVVFYKIGKDRYGRSVAGVFYDGDKYLSREIVKAGFGWWYFKASKNTELQKLQDEAKQKKLGLWSDTKAIAPWEFRKNKKNKTK; encoded by the coding sequence ATGATAAAAATTATTTACGGTATATCCTTATTCGTTGCGGGATCTCTATCGGCGCAAATCAAAGGAAAGGTTATCAAAATAAAAGATGGTGATACAGTAGTGGTTTTATTGGCTGATAAAACCCAGCAAACCTTAAGACTCGCGGAAGTCGACTGCCCGGAAAACGGACAGGCCTTCGGGAGCAATGCCAGACAATTTACCGCCAATCAGGTTTTCGGAAAAACGGTTGTCTTTTACAAAATAGGGAAGGACCGGTATGGAAGAAGTGTTGCCGGTGTTTTCTATGACGGGGACAAATATTTGTCGAGGGAAATTGTGAAAGCTGGATTCGGGTGGTGGTATTTTAAGGCTTCTAAAAATACGGAACTGCAAAAGCTCCAGGATGAAGCAAAGCAGAAGAAACTGGGTTTGTGGAGTGATACAAAAGCGATTGCTCCCTGGGAATTCAGGAAAAATAAAAAGAATAAGACGAAATAA
- a CDS encoding acyl carrier protein, giving the protein MSDIASRVKAIIADKLDVEETEVTPEASFTNDLGADSLDTVELIMEFEKEFNIQIPDDQAEKITTVGHAIAYIEEVVNK; this is encoded by the coding sequence ATGTCAGACATTGCATCAAGAGTAAAAGCTATCATCGCTGATAAGCTTGACGTTGAAGAAACAGAAGTAACTCCTGAAGCTAGCTTCACTAACGATTTAGGAGCTGATTCATTGGATACAGTTGAACTAATCATGGAGTTTGAAAAAGAATTCAACATTCAAATCCCTGATGATCAGGCTGAAAAAATTACTACTGTAGGACACGCTATCGCTTATATCGAAGAAGTAGTAAATAAATAA
- the fabF gene encoding beta-ketoacyl-ACP synthase II produces MELKRVVVTGFGAITPIGNNAKEYWENLVKGESGAAPITLFDATNFKTKFACEVKNFDPLQHFDKKEAKKMDRNTQLGLVAAREAVQHSRIIEDSVDKNRVGVIWGSGIGGLETFETEVLGWANTEIPRFNPFFIPKMIADITPGHISIEYGFHGPNYTTVSACASSANALIDSKMLIQLGKADVIVCGGSEAAVTASGVGGFNAMMALSTRNDDPKTASRPFDKDRDGFVLGEGAGCIILEEYEHAVKRGATIYAELKGGGLSADAHHMTAPHPEGLGAYLVMKNCLEDAGLTADEVDHINMHGTSTPLGDIAESNAISKLLGEHAFDIQINSTKSMTGHLLGAAGVIEAIAALGTIIHGIVPPTINHFTDDENIDSRLNFTFNEAAKKDVKVAMSNTFGFGGHNACVLFKKI; encoded by the coding sequence ATGGAATTAAAAAGAGTAGTTGTAACCGGTTTTGGAGCAATAACACCGATTGGAAATAATGCAAAAGAATACTGGGAAAATCTTGTGAAAGGTGAGAGCGGTGCCGCTCCGATTACTCTTTTTGATGCCACAAACTTTAAAACAAAATTCGCCTGCGAAGTAAAAAATTTCGATCCGCTGCAACATTTCGATAAGAAAGAAGCCAAAAAGATGGATAGAAATACACAACTCGGGCTGGTAGCTGCAAGAGAAGCAGTACAACATTCAAGAATTATTGAAGACAGCGTAGACAAAAACAGAGTCGGCGTGATCTGGGGTTCCGGAATCGGAGGTCTGGAAACATTTGAAACCGAAGTTTTAGGATGGGCCAACACGGAAATTCCGAGATTCAACCCTTTCTTTATTCCTAAAATGATCGCAGATATCACACCAGGACATATCTCCATTGAGTACGGTTTCCACGGTCCCAATTACACTACAGTCTCTGCGTGTGCCTCATCGGCCAATGCTTTAATTGATTCTAAAATGCTGATCCAGCTTGGTAAAGCAGACGTTATTGTTTGTGGTGGCTCAGAAGCAGCCGTTACGGCAAGCGGCGTCGGCGGATTCAATGCAATGATGGCATTATCTACAAGAAACGATGATCCTAAAACAGCTTCAAGACCTTTTGACAAAGACAGAGATGGCTTTGTACTGGGTGAAGGTGCGGGATGTATTATTCTTGAAGAATATGAACACGCTGTAAAACGTGGTGCAACAATTTATGCAGAATTAAAAGGCGGGGGTCTGAGTGCAGATGCACATCACATGACCGCACCGCATCCTGAAGGATTAGGCGCTTATCTGGTAATGAAAAATTGCCTGGAAGATGCAGGGCTAACTGCTGATGAAGTAGATCATATCAATATGCACGGTACTTCTACTCCATTAGGAGACATCGCAGAATCCAATGCTATTTCAAAGTTATTGGGAGAGCATGCTTTTGACATTCAGATTAATTCTACAAAATCAATGACCGGCCACCTGTTGGGTGCTGCAGGAGTTATTGAAGCTATTGCTGCGTTGGGAACGATTATTCATGGTATTGTTCCTCCTACCATCAACCATTTTACGGATGATGAAAATATCGACAGCAGACTGAATTTCACATTCAACGAAGCTGCGAAGAAAGATGTAAAAGTAGCCATGAGCAATACTTTTGGATTTGGCGGGCACAATGCCTGCGTTCTATTTAAGAAAATCTAA
- the rnc gene encoding ribonuclease III, with translation MELQKYFSKFLLKKRKRKLTERDYFLSIELNKILGTEVQNVALYREAFSLKNSSKNKDSNYERLEFLGDSVLGTIISCHLFQTYPQANEGYLTQMKSKIVNRKNLNKLGEDLKLTDLLQKQTSVALGENISGNLFEALIGAVYLDFQYEICRKIILERLLTPTEMNKLENKIVSYKGLLLEWSQKKKLNIKYETCEEIQVNKSIVFRCHVWLGEEKIANATETSKKKAEEKAAQRAFYILNKKENILGNSKAL, from the coding sequence ATGGAGTTACAGAAATACTTTTCTAAATTCCTTCTCAAAAAAAGAAAAAGAAAATTAACGGAGAGAGACTATTTTCTCAGTATCGAATTAAATAAAATTCTGGGTACTGAGGTGCAAAATGTTGCTCTTTACCGCGAAGCTTTTTCTTTGAAAAACTCTTCTAAAAATAAAGACAGCAATTATGAAAGGCTGGAATTTTTAGGAGATTCTGTTTTGGGCACAATCATTTCATGCCACTTGTTTCAGACGTATCCTCAGGCTAATGAAGGCTACCTGACCCAAATGAAATCCAAGATTGTGAATAGGAAAAATCTTAATAAATTAGGAGAAGACCTAAAACTTACCGACCTTTTGCAAAAGCAGACTTCTGTAGCATTAGGTGAAAACATTTCCGGAAATTTATTTGAGGCTCTCATCGGTGCCGTTTACCTGGATTTTCAGTATGAAATATGCAGGAAGATCATTTTGGAAAGGCTTCTTACGCCCACTGAAATGAATAAGCTTGAAAATAAAATTGTAAGCTATAAAGGCCTTCTGCTCGAATGGAGCCAAAAGAAAAAATTAAATATAAAGTACGAAACCTGTGAAGAGATACAGGTGAACAAGTCGATTGTTTTTCGCTGCCACGTGTGGCTGGGTGAAGAAAAAATTGCCAACGCTACCGAAACTTCCAAGAAAAAGGCGGAAGAAAAAGCAGCACAAAGAGCATTTTATATTTTAAACAAAAAAGAAAACATACTTGGAAATTCAAAAGCTTTATGA
- a CDS encoding IPExxxVDY family protein: protein MEIQKLYDLDETEFEDVTIGLVRLAKNVPDHEFFFTVNQKNDLNFKRIDDLIYHGSYYDYFFPRFEAYHKYTKTCFTFISNRCSESKQKKLQTELFTGEENIKFLLNNQVEVQYILHSSEQFPDFSVILLPENLVFPIQDYTLGSEEELYQIIQYYE, encoded by the coding sequence TTGGAAATTCAAAAGCTTTATGATCTCGATGAAACAGAATTTGAAGATGTTACCATAGGATTGGTAAGATTAGCCAAAAATGTACCCGATCATGAGTTTTTCTTTACAGTAAATCAAAAGAACGATCTTAATTTTAAACGGATTGATGACCTCATCTATCACGGATCATATTATGATTACTTTTTTCCAAGATTTGAAGCATATCATAAGTATACAAAAACATGCTTCACTTTCATCTCCAACCGATGTTCGGAAAGTAAACAAAAAAAATTACAGACCGAGCTCTTTACAGGAGAAGAAAATATTAAATTTTTATTAAATAATCAGGTAGAAGTACAATATATTTTGCATAGTTCGGAACAGTTTCCTGATTTTTCCGTAATTTTGCTCCCTGAAAATCTTGTGTTTCCTATTCAAGATTATACACTAGGTTCTGAAGAAGAACTTTATCAAATTATCCAGTATTATGAATAA
- the pyk gene encoding pyruvate kinase, protein MNKYLKKTKIIATLGPASSSKEVMLGLMKAGVDIFRINFSHADYDLVRSNIEIIRTLNKEYGFSVGILGDLQGPKLRVGVVKEGSYLNPGDILTFTNEKIEGDSTKVYMTYQQFPQDVKVGERILIDDGKLVLEVMETNLIDTVKAKTIQGGPLSSKKGVNLPNTNVSLPALTEKDIQDANFMLDQDVDWIALSFVRHAQDIIDLKELIAKHPNGKFKTPIIAKIEKPEGVKNIDEILLECDGLMVARGDLGVEVPMEEVPAIQKTLVEKARFYSKPVIIATQMMETMINSLTPTRAEVNDVANSVLDGADAVMLSGETSVGRYPVQVVENMTKIVKNIETTHFYQHKNEPIEKDFNCIDERFITNRVCLAAVRIAKTTNVSAIVTLTSSGYTAFQLSAHRPNSHIIVYSGNKRVITMLNLLWGVHAYYYDMKKSTDETIIQVNMLTHNYGYIEAGDFVININATPSYEGGKTNTLRLTTV, encoded by the coding sequence ATGAATAAGTATTTAAAGAAGACAAAAATTATCGCAACACTTGGTCCGGCTTCATCGTCGAAGGAAGTAATGTTAGGGTTAATGAAAGCAGGTGTTGACATTTTCAGAATCAATTTTTCACACGCAGATTACGACTTAGTTCGTTCAAATATTGAAATCATCCGAACGCTTAATAAAGAGTACGGATTCTCTGTTGGTATTTTAGGAGACCTTCAGGGCCCGAAACTGAGAGTTGGGGTGGTAAAGGAAGGTTCTTACCTTAATCCCGGCGATATTCTTACCTTCACCAATGAAAAGATTGAGGGGGACTCTACAAAAGTTTATATGACTTATCAGCAGTTTCCTCAGGATGTAAAGGTTGGGGAAAGAATCCTGATCGATGACGGTAAACTGGTTTTGGAAGTTATGGAAACCAACCTTATCGATACTGTAAAGGCTAAAACAATACAGGGTGGACCTTTAAGCTCCAAAAAAGGGGTTAACCTACCGAATACGAACGTTTCTCTTCCTGCATTAACGGAAAAGGATATTCAGGATGCCAATTTCATGCTGGATCAGGATGTAGACTGGATCGCATTATCTTTCGTACGTCATGCACAGGACATTATTGACCTGAAAGAGTTGATTGCAAAACACCCGAACGGAAAATTCAAAACTCCGATTATTGCTAAAATTGAGAAACCGGAAGGCGTTAAAAATATCGATGAAATCTTATTGGAATGCGACGGTTTAATGGTTGCCCGTGGAGACCTAGGGGTTGAAGTTCCGATGGAAGAGGTTCCGGCCATCCAGAAGACTCTGGTAGAAAAAGCAAGATTCTACTCAAAGCCTGTTATTATTGCCACACAGATGATGGAAACAATGATCAACAGCCTTACGCCAACAAGAGCGGAGGTAAACGACGTTGCCAACTCTGTATTGGACGGTGCCGATGCAGTGATGCTTTCAGGAGAAACTTCCGTAGGAAGATACCCGGTGCAGGTTGTGGAAAACATGACCAAAATTGTAAAAAATATTGAAACTACACACTTTTATCAGCATAAAAACGAGCCGATAGAAAAAGATTTCAACTGTATTGATGAGCGGTTCATCACCAACAGAGTTTGTCTTGCAGCGGTAAGAATTGCAAAAACAACGAACGTTTCTGCCATCGTTACTTTAACGAGTTCAGGATATACGGCGTTTCAGCTTTCGGCACACAGACCAAATTCTCACATCATCGTTTACAGCGGAAACAAAAGAGTAATCACCATGCTGAACCTTCTTTGGGGAGTTCATGCCTATTACTATGATATGAAGAAATCTACTGATGAAACGATTATCCAGGTAAATATGCTAACGCATAATTATGGGTATATTGAAGCCGGAGATTTTGTAATCAACATCAATGCAACTCCATCTTATGAAGGTGGAAAAACAAATACATTGAGATTGACTACCGTTTAA
- a CDS encoding thioredoxin family protein, whose protein sequence is MKKLSILIGILFLQNILAQEEKCGLQKSEFNIYKVNAEDVKCLAKNSDKRNTIFFTFARWCTPCLYHLPNFKKIEEFYSVDSYVLLIDNEGSNMTKLAVDYVLEGYPNAKIVVLKDKEKKNGRKYKDFLKEITPSQSELVTDMSKYIVLNTSGEVQLVTSWKDNKEYPEWKDDSSTIKRIVLPLLEKK, encoded by the coding sequence ATGAAAAAACTTAGTATTCTTATAGGAATATTATTCTTACAAAATATATTAGCCCAAGAAGAAAAATGTGGTTTACAGAAATCGGAATTTAATATTTATAAAGTTAATGCTGAAGATGTAAAATGCTTAGCAAAAAATTCCGATAAAAGGAATACTATTTTTTTTACATTTGCCCGCTGGTGTACTCCTTGTCTTTATCATCTTCCAAACTTTAAGAAGATAGAGGAGTTCTATAGTGTTGATTCTTATGTATTGTTAATAGATAACGAAGGCAGTAACATGACAAAATTAGCCGTTGATTATGTTTTAGAAGGCTATCCTAATGCAAAAATTGTAGTTCTTAAAGATAAAGAGAAAAAGAACGGAAGAAAGTATAAGGATTTTCTGAAAGAAATTACCCCGAGTCAGTCTGAGTTGGTGACGGATATGTCTAAGTATATTGTTTTAAACACCTCAGGAGAAGTACAATTGGTCACTTCCTGGAAAGATAATAAAGAATATCCTGAATGGAAAGACGATAGTTCCACGATAAAAAGAATCGTTTTGCCATTATTAGAAAAGAAATAA
- a CDS encoding NAD-dependent succinate-semialdehyde dehydrogenase — protein MEQLIENKLIKADKAFSEWKKIPFDHRQKLIAKAAEILKTRSEEFGTIITSEMNKPISQAIAEVEKCALMMNYYADAENILQPEKIQSEYSYSEIHYVPKGVILGVMPWNFPFWQVLRFAVPAILAGNTVVLKHASICFGSGNAIEKVFIEAGFPEGVFQNLEIGHKDVKEVLEHKIISGVSLTGSEKAGAEVASIAGQNIKKSLLELGGSDAFIVLDDADLDEAAKVGALARLQNCGQTCVAAKRFIIDEKIEDVFLPKFIEEYKKYVPADPMDKETKIAGMARPDLADDLENQFRKALENGAEIILPLERISDNEFKPGLIRVKEGNPILQEELFGPLGMVMTAKNDEEALQLANDIPFGLSNSVWTKDKDRQLFFIENLESGTVNINRMTSSDPRFPFGGTKSSGYGTELSLLALKEFVNVKTILGQ, from the coding sequence ATGGAACAATTAATCGAAAATAAACTTATCAAGGCAGATAAGGCATTTTCAGAATGGAAGAAAATTCCATTCGACCACCGGCAGAAACTCATTGCCAAAGCAGCTGAAATTTTAAAAACAAGATCTGAAGAATTCGGTACCATCATAACTTCGGAAATGAACAAGCCGATTTCCCAGGCTATTGCTGAAGTAGAGAAGTGCGCCTTAATGATGAATTATTATGCAGATGCCGAAAACATTTTACAACCTGAAAAAATACAGTCAGAATATTCTTATTCCGAAATTCATTATGTCCCTAAAGGTGTGATCCTGGGAGTTATGCCATGGAATTTTCCTTTCTGGCAGGTTCTGAGATTTGCTGTTCCTGCTATTCTGGCAGGAAATACTGTTGTATTAAAACACGCATCCATCTGCTTTGGCAGTGGGAATGCTATTGAAAAAGTTTTTATCGAAGCTGGTTTTCCTGAAGGCGTTTTCCAGAATCTTGAGATTGGGCATAAAGATGTAAAAGAGGTTCTTGAGCATAAAATTATTTCCGGGGTAAGTCTTACAGGAAGCGAAAAAGCAGGAGCAGAAGTAGCCTCCATTGCCGGACAGAATATTAAAAAATCCTTACTGGAATTAGGCGGCAGCGATGCATTTATTGTTTTGGATGATGCTGATCTGGATGAAGCGGCTAAAGTAGGGGCTTTGGCGAGACTTCAGAATTGCGGGCAAACATGCGTAGCGGCAAAAAGATTTATCATTGATGAAAAAATAGAGGATGTTTTTCTTCCAAAATTTATCGAAGAGTATAAAAAATATGTTCCTGCCGATCCCATGGATAAGGAAACGAAAATTGCAGGAATGGCGAGGCCTGATCTTGCAGATGACTTAGAGAATCAATTCCGTAAGGCATTGGAAAATGGTGCTGAAATTATTCTCCCGCTGGAAAGAATTTCTGATAACGAATTCAAGCCTGGTTTAATAAGGGTAAAAGAAGGTAACCCGATCCTGCAGGAAGAGTTATTTGGACCGTTGGGAATGGTAATGACTGCCAAAAATGATGAGGAAGCATTACAGTTGGCCAATGATATTCCTTTCGGACTTTCAAATTCTGTCTGGACAAAAGATAAAGACCGGCAATTATTTTTTATTGAAAATTTAGAATCAGGAACGGTAAATATCAACAGAATGACAAGTTCTGATCCTCGTTTTCCTTTTGGAGGTACTAAGTCTTCCGGATATGGAACCGAACTTTCCTTATTGGCTTTAAAGGAATTTGTTAATGTGAAAACGATTTTAGGTCAGTAA
- the hutG gene encoding formimidoylglutamase has translation MNNIWHGRLDGEDLLFHRIFQRVREEKNYDLISTKDFVLHGFAVDEGVLRNKGRQGAKDAPDIIRKNMANFPVIRPDFTLLDFGNIMCDGHNLEDAQNNLAKNVSKVLLKNGRSVVLGGGHEVTYAHYLGLKTAFPEQKIGIINIDAHFDNREPENGVGASSGTGFWQIAQEGPISSLHIGIQRNSNTLKLFDTAHQYGMKYILADEIFFENLPSVYQRINDLAESVDYLYLTICMDVFNASIAPGVSASAYNGIFADAAFMHLYKHILKSEKLVALDVAEVNPLYDIQDRTVRLAATLVNEWFMI, from the coding sequence ATGAACAATATTTGGCACGGAAGATTAGACGGAGAAGATTTGCTTTTCCACAGAATATTTCAGAGAGTTAGAGAGGAAAAGAACTATGATCTTATTTCAACGAAGGATTTCGTTTTACACGGTTTTGCTGTGGATGAAGGTGTTCTCAGAAATAAAGGAAGACAAGGTGCAAAAGATGCACCGGATATTATCAGGAAAAATATGGCAAATTTTCCGGTTATCCGGCCTGATTTTACCTTACTGGATTTCGGAAATATTATGTGTGATGGGCATAACCTGGAAGATGCCCAGAATAACCTTGCAAAGAATGTATCTAAAGTATTGCTTAAAAACGGGAGATCTGTTGTTCTTGGTGGTGGACATGAGGTTACCTATGCACATTACCTTGGTTTAAAGACCGCATTTCCGGAACAAAAAATAGGAATTATTAATATTGATGCCCACTTTGATAACCGCGAGCCTGAAAATGGGGTAGGAGCAAGTTCAGGTACAGGATTTTGGCAGATTGCACAGGAAGGTCCCATCAGTTCTTTACACATCGGGATCCAAAGGAATTCCAATACGCTTAAATTATTTGATACGGCTCACCAATACGGAATGAAATACATATTAGCAGATGAAATCTTCTTTGAAAACCTGCCGTCTGTTTACCAGAGAATTAATGATTTGGCAGAAAGTGTAGACTATCTTTATCTTACGATCTGTATGGATGTTTTCAATGCGTCAATAGCTCCCGGAGTTTCTGCTTCTGCATATAACGGAATCTTTGCAGATGCTGCATTTATGCATCTTTATAAGCATATTTTAAAAAGTGAAAAGCTTGTAGCGCTGGACGTGGCAGAAGTTAATCCGCTGTATGATATCCAGGACAGAACGGTAAGACTTGCGGCAACACTTGTTAACGAATGGTTTATGATTTAG
- a CDS encoding GIY-YIG nuclease family protein encodes MFELNEGIYKFYVYILTNKSRTVLYTGVTGNLHQRLFQHVHKVNPNSFTSRYNTCFLIYYESFGWIQQAIEREKEIKLLKRNKKLELIRTTNPNLDFLNYLFE; translated from the coding sequence ATGTTCGAATTGAATGAAGGAATTTATAAATTTTATGTTTATATCTTAACCAATAAAAGCAGAACCGTTTTATACACAGGAGTTACAGGAAATTTACATCAAAGATTATTTCAGCATGTACATAAAGTTAATCCGAATAGTTTTACTTCAAGGTATAATACTTGTTTCTTAATTTATTATGAAAGCTTTGGCTGGATACAACAAGCTATTGAAAGAGAAAAAGAAATCAAACTTTTAAAAAGGAATAAAAAACTTGAATTAATAAGAACCACAAATCCTAATTTAGATTTTCTTAATTATCTTTTTGAATAA
- the hutI gene encoding imidazolonepropionase → MKLIGPFKQIVTLANLPLRGKISDEQLEIIEDGGIIVSHNKIRQIGNFETLQSENPNMEIEKIEGEQIVLPAFTDSHTHICFGGNRANDFAMRNAGKTYLEIAESGGGIWSSVQHTRNASEEELLQTLLQRIDFLLALGITTIEIKSGYGLDVENELKMLRIIKKAQQQTKATLIPTCLSAHLKPRDFGGSNQEYLQYILTEILPKVKEENLAKRVDIFIEKSAFQPEESKVFLLKTKDLGFDITVHADQFTPGSSRIAVEVGAKSADHLEATVDEDIEFLAQSETVATALPGASLGLGEKFTPARKLLDAGAILAIASDWNPGSAPMGNLITQASILATFEKLTTAEVLAGITFRSAFALGLEDRGKLEPGIKADFVTFKTNNFQNVLYNQGSLKADNVYVDGMKINNLL, encoded by the coding sequence ATGAAACTAATTGGTCCTTTTAAACAAATCGTAACACTTGCCAACCTTCCTTTAAGAGGAAAAATATCCGATGAGCAGCTTGAAATTATTGAAGATGGCGGAATTATAGTCAGTCATAATAAAATCCGGCAGATTGGAAATTTTGAAACTTTACAATCCGAAAACCCTAATATGGAAATTGAAAAAATAGAAGGGGAACAAATTGTATTGCCGGCATTTACGGATTCTCATACCCATATCTGTTTCGGGGGCAATCGTGCTAATGATTTTGCAATGCGCAACGCAGGGAAAACATATCTCGAAATTGCAGAAAGCGGAGGTGGAATCTGGAGTTCGGTTCAGCATACGAGAAATGCTTCTGAAGAAGAACTATTACAGACATTATTACAGAGGATTGATTTTTTATTAGCCCTTGGTATTACCACAATCGAAATAAAAAGCGGATATGGGCTCGATGTTGAAAATGAGCTCAAGATGTTACGAATTATAAAAAAAGCGCAGCAGCAAACCAAAGCAACGCTCATTCCTACGTGTCTTTCAGCTCATTTAAAACCACGTGATTTTGGAGGGAGCAATCAGGAATATTTACAATATATTTTAACAGAAATATTGCCTAAAGTAAAAGAAGAGAATCTGGCGAAACGTGTAGATATTTTTATTGAAAAGTCAGCGTTCCAGCCGGAAGAAAGTAAAGTGTTTTTACTTAAAACTAAAGATTTAGGTTTTGATATTACCGTTCATGCAGACCAGTTTACACCGGGAAGTTCAAGGATTGCAGTAGAGGTGGGTGCAAAATCTGCAGATCATCTGGAAGCAACTGTTGATGAAGATATTGAATTTTTAGCACAATCGGAAACGGTTGCAACTGCTTTACCGGGTGCAAGTCTGGGACTGGGAGAAAAATTTACGCCTGCCAGAAAACTTTTGGATGCAGGAGCTATCTTGGCCATTGCCAGCGACTGGAATCCCGGTTCCGCACCAATGGGTAATCTCATTACACAGGCATCGATTTTAGCAACTTTTGAAAAACTGACTACCGCTGAAGTTTTAGCCGGAATTACTTTCCGCTCGGCTTTTGCGCTCGGACTGGAAGACAGAGGAAAACTTGAACCTGGAATAAAAGCAGATTTTGTAACTTTCAAAACGAATAATTTCCAGAATGTTTTATATAATCAGGGGAGTTTAAAAGCGGATAATGTTTATGTTGATGGAATGAAAATTAATAATTTATTATAA
- a CDS encoding four helix bundle protein, with translation MDIAEKCFNLSGDLPKRRYALISQLRKSAENISSNIAEGLAEELQKPKQVL, from the coding sequence ATGGATATTGCTGAAAAGTGTTTCAATCTATCAGGGGATTTACCCAAAAGAAGATACGCACTAATTTCACAATTAAGAAAATCTGCCGAAAATATTTCTTCAAATATAGCGGAAGGTTTGGCAGAAGAACTTCAAAAGCCAAAGCAGGTTTTATGA
- the ruvB gene encoding Holliday junction branch migration DNA helicase RuvB: MPDFLHPDKDNYSREELAQEEQIRPQSFKDFAGQRKTLENLEVFVTAAKKRGGALDHVLLHGPPGLGKTTLANIIANELGVNCKITSGPVLDKPGSLAGLLTNLEENDVLFIDEIHRLSPVVEEYLYSAMEDYKIDIMLETGPNARSVQIGLNPFTLVGATTRSGMLTKPMLARFGIQSRLEYYTIELLSMIIQRSSRVLGVKIYEDAAIEIARRSRGTPRIANALLRRVRDFAEIKGNGEIEINITKYALDSLNVDEFGLDEMDNKIMRVMIENFKGKPVGISALATSIGENPETLEEVYEPFLIQEGFIIRTPRGREVTDKAYKHLNISRSKNPGELF, encoded by the coding sequence ATGCCAGACTTTTTACATCCGGATAAAGACAACTATTCCCGTGAAGAACTTGCACAGGAAGAACAGATCCGCCCGCAGAGTTTTAAAGATTTTGCAGGGCAGAGAAAAACACTGGAAAATCTCGAGGTTTTTGTAACTGCTGCCAAAAAACGTGGCGGAGCATTAGACCATGTACTACTTCATGGCCCGCCAGGACTTGGTAAAACGACACTGGCCAATATTATTGCCAATGAGCTTGGAGTAAACTGCAAAATTACTTCCGGCCCCGTGCTGGATAAACCAGGGAGTCTTGCCGGGCTGCTGACCAATCTTGAAGAAAATGACGTCCTTTTTATTGATGAAATTCATCGCTTGTCTCCTGTTGTAGAAGAATATCTTTATTCTGCAATGGAAGACTATAAAATTGATATTATGCTGGAAACCGGACCGAATGCGAGAAGTGTTCAGATTGGTTTAAATCCTTTTACCTTAGTAGGTGCCACCACAAGAAGCGGAATGCTTACCAAACCGATGCTTGCAAGATTTGGGATTCAAAGCAGGCTGGAATATTATACCATAGAGCTTTTGTCGATGATTATTCAGAGAAGTTCCAGGGTTTTAGGAGTAAAAATCTATGAAGATGCAGCCATTGAAATTGCACGCAGAAGCCGTGGAACCCCGAGAATTGCCAATGCTCTTTTGAGAAGGGTTCGTGATTTTGCAGAAATCAAAGGAAATGGGGAAATTGAAATCAACATTACCAAATATGCACTTGATTCCCTAAACGTAGATGAATTTGGGCTTGACGAGATGGATAACAAGATCATGCGGGTAATGATTGAAAATTTTAAGGGAAAACCCGTAGGCATTTCTGCACTGGCAACGTCCATCGGGGAAAATCCTGAAACGCTGGAAGAAGTGTATGAGCCTTTTTTAATTCAGGAAGGTTTTATCATCAGAACGCCGAGAGGACGTGAAGTAACCGATAAAGCCTATAAACACTTAAATATTTCCAGATCAAAAAATCCGGGAGAACTTTTTTAA